From Daucus carota subsp. sativus chromosome 6, DH1 v3.0, whole genome shotgun sequence:
CTTCTTAACCCATGCAAAGCATGGGTTGCTTTAAAGTATTCTTTTGAAATATTGTTATAtcttttcttcatttttttttgaaaattgggattatttgtattataaaaataatttaaattttatatatgcttctattttaaatcatattatcttgatgtctaaatgtacatatatcctcACTgtgatgatatttattaaaatataaatataaaaaacatatacactatttaaattgtattatataattattgtatattaatgcttagacattaatgtataataaatacattgcttagacattaatgtataataaatacgttagtattaaaaatcaataataacctttgtatatattaaaatatgagtAATAAAAAAAGGGTATATTAGtcatattgaattaatttaCTCAAGGTtgttctattatatatataaagataaatttatttttaaataaaataatttatatattacaaaattataaaattatactaactaataagttaagttatccaaacactttaaaactTATAAGCCACAGCATCCAAACACTTCTGgtagcttataagtccaaatcaacttctcacttataatcaacttctttattttaagaaataagtcaatttttttaatcccagccaaacggccccattgtttaaaaaacaaattcatataCTTTTATTTTAAGATCTCATAAAATTAGGTATTATTATAATCATGTTGAAAATAAGAACAAATATATGTTTGATTAATCTTATTTCTTAACACTAAATAAagtaattaaagaaaattccCGATCTAATCTCCGGATAAAAAAAACTGACCCAAAGAATAAATGCAAGTAACACAAGAGTAAATACAAAACACTCCGGGTCCCACATAAACTGTCCGTTACACAACTTCggcattcaaatttcaaattgatTTCCTTTTTACACAAACCCCCCATTGGTCTCTCTCTCAAACCAACAAAACCCTATCTCTCTCTACAGCACACATCTCTccacccctctctctctcttcaaCGGTCGAATTCttgaatcaatctttttccccTCAATTCAGATCCATCTCATCTGTTCCCATCTCTTCTCAATTCGACTCGTCTTGATTCGTTACGAACTATCGATTTCAGGTAATTTTTTTCAGATCCATTTGATATAtgcacacacatacatttaaatGTTTGTATGTGTTTATCTGTTTATCATCTGTGGTTAGCTTAAGTATATACTGTTTTGAATTAAACTAGATTTTAATTTGAGCTAAGTTGATTTGGATTTGTTTTCGTATTACCTTTTTAGTAATTCGTTGTGTGGGGCCAAGTTATTTTAAGGGGAATATAATCAGATTTACTTAAGTTAGCTATTAAGCTGCGAATTAGGTTAATTTTATGTGTGCACTATGTGCAGCACTAGATTAGTGTgaagtttatatggaaatatCGTTATTATAATCTCTCAGTTTTCGTAGCTAGTGGATGGAGATTTAGTTCTTTTGGTTTGAAATTAGAGGCACTAGAACTAGTTTTACATTTTGGTTTGTCCGTAAAATTAGAGTTGAATTTAAAATCAGGCGAGTTATAGAAATGGTGTACAATTTTGCTATGTGGACCTGATTTGTTTGAAATTTGTAATAGTCAGTTTCTCATCATTTGATGTTTGAAGAGTCATATTTAGTTTCCAAGTAAAATGAGGAAATAATTGTGGAGTTAGTAGTTGCTTTTTGGATCTAAGAGTCTCGGTGTTTTGGCGGATTTTTATTAGTAAGCAGATAATTGAGTTAGGCTAAGACTTTACAAAGAAAGGACTCCCTAGTTCCCTCATAGGGTGACATATTAGATTTTTGTTGTGgaatataaaattcaattttgatCCTTTTTGTCAGTTTTTAAAATAGCTCTTCTTTTTCCTTAATGGGAAGGCATAttaaattcttttataaaatataatgtacaGCTTTAATTGTTTTGTCACTTTTCCTTTGGTAATTTACTAAATTTTTCATGCTAAGCTACTACCGGCTTCTGTTTTTGGCACTTTTAAATGCTGTGactatatttcattttattttttgtttctctTATATTCAATGCACTGTATAGGGTCTTTGCAAGTTCATGTGATAAGAGTGTGCGAAAAGAAAATTAGTACGTTGGCTGATACCCATTAAAATGTGGATTTATATGAAAATCCATACTCCATAAAGCTTGGCGTCTCATATATTTGTTGTTATTAACAGGTTGTAATTCTCAAGAATGTCTGTCCCTCAAATTGATCCACTCATGCAAGTAGAAACGACGTGTGGCTCTCTTCTCTATGAACTTCAGGTTTGACCCCTTAAAAGCATTGATACATTTTTGTCTTAGCATTTAAGCTGCATTATGAAGTTTTCATGTTGTGGTCATAAGTTAATAGCAGCTAAGCATCTTCTATGAACTTGTTGGTGACACCAGATAATATGGGATGAAGTTGGGGAGTCTGATATTGAAAGAGACAAAATGCTGCTGGAGCTTGAAAGAGAGTGCCTAGAGGTTTACAGAAGAAAAGTTGATACAGCGAACAAGTGCAGAGCCCAGCTAAGACAGGCAATTGCTGATGCTGAAGCAGAGCTTGCGGCCATCTGCTCCGCAATGGGGGAGAGACCAGTACATATTAGGCAGGTAAAGAAGAAAGATCCGAAACTGTGTATTTGAATTTAACTTTGAAATATCTATGTTCTGTTGCTCATGTTACCATGAGTAGACTTTTTGACTCTGTTGGTTGTATTTTTCTCAACTAACTATATGTACTGTATGATATCGAACATGATAACACCCTCATGAACTGGTTATCCTCGGCTTCTAGCCCCTTGATAAAATTCTGATGTATGTCAGGAATATAGTTTAATGTGCTTCTAGATTTAATTATTactgtttgtttttttagaATTGCAGACTAATGTTTTCCATTTAACAAGTTTCTCTATGTCTATAAAGCATCTGATGTTTTCCCCCAGCATACACATTAGTCAATATAAATTAACAGTGTTGTCATAAATTCAGGCTGATCAAACTCACGGAAGTCTAAAAGAAGAGCTCAGAACTATTCTTCCGCAACTAGAGGAGATGCAGAAGAGGAAATTGGAGCGGAGAAATCAATTTTCTGACGTCGTACAACAAATACAGAAGATAAGAAGTGAAATTTACGCGTCCAATAAGATTCATCACACTAGCCCTGTTGTTGATGAAACTGATTTATCTttgagaaagcttgaagaattGCAGAAAGAGCTTCAGGCCCTTCAAAGAGAAAAGGTAGCCTATAAACAACCTCTAAGTTCTAAATACTCTGTCGCTAGACATAATTGCATTCTTTCATATTTGTTAATGTAATTGTTTATGTATATGCAGAGTGATCGCCTGAAGCAGGTCCTGGAACACCTAAGTACCTTGAACTCACTATGCTTGGTTCTGGGAATAGATTTCCAACAAACTGTTAATGAGGTTCATCCCAGTTTAGGCGATTCTGATGGAACAAAAAGCATAAGTAATGATACTATAGACAGTTTGGCAACAGCAATTAAAAGGTTGCTAGAATTAAAGATACAAAGGATGCAGCGGGTAATAATGATTGCACAGAATGCCAATTGTTTTGAGAGATCTTAAATACTTTGCTTAACTTATTACCTGTTATATTGTGCCAGCTGCAAGACCTTGCTACATCCATGCTGGAGCTATGGAATTTAATGGATACTCCAGTTGAAGAGCAGCAGATGTTTCAGAATGTTACTTGCAACATAGCTGCTTCAGAACATGAATTAACAGAGCCTAACATGCTTTCTGAAGAATTCATTAATTATGTAAgtaaagtttttaaattttttgtttagggGTCCACTTCCATTAtcaagtataatataatatgaactATTGTGCAGGTCGAGGCTGAAGTGTATCGGCTGGAAGCATTAAAAGCAAGCAAAATGAAAGAGCTTGTTTTTAAGAAGAGGTCTGAGTTAGAGGATTTATGCAGGAAGACGCGCATGATTCCGGAAACAGACAGTGGACTGGAATTTGCTATAGAAGCCATAGAAACTGGTAAGTGGAGCTTATAAATAAGATATCTGTCACATTTCCTATGCCAAACAAAACAAGTGACTCAGTTTTACTTGTATTATGTATTAAAGGAGCTGTGGACCCTTCTCATATCCTTGAGCAAATAGAGCTTCAAATTGGTAATGTGAAAGAGGAAGCTCTTAGCAGAAAAGAAATACTTGAAAGGGTTGAAAAATGGATGGCTGCTTGTGAAGAGGAGTGTTGGCTTGAAGAGTACAACAGGGTGCAGTGTTTTC
This genomic window contains:
- the LOC108224627 gene encoding 65-kDa microtubule-associated protein 3, which codes for MSVPQIDPLMQVETTCGSLLYELQIIWDEVGESDIERDKMLLELERECLEVYRRKVDTANKCRAQLRQAIADAEAELAAICSAMGERPVHIRQADQTHGSLKEELRTILPQLEEMQKRKLERRNQFSDVVQQIQKIRSEIYASNKIHHTSPVVDETDLSLRKLEELQKELQALQREKSDRLKQVLEHLSTLNSLCLVLGIDFQQTVNEVHPSLGDSDGTKSISNDTIDSLATAIKRLLELKIQRMQRLQDLATSMLELWNLMDTPVEEQQMFQNVTCNIAASEHELTEPNMLSEEFINYVEAEVYRLEALKASKMKELVFKKRSELEDLCRKTRMIPETDSGLEFAIEAIETGAVDPSHILEQIELQIGNVKEEALSRKEILERVEKWMAACEEECWLEEYNRDENRYNAGRGAHLTLKRAEKARALVNKLPGMVETLALKTDAWEKERGIEFTYDGIRLLSMLEEYNILRQEKEQERKRQRDQKKLEGQLIAEQEVLFGSKPSPMKTQNAKKGSRLSCGGTSNRRLSLGGAMLQTPKTDQLHSFKGTPNTRQTKKNERPHQNGQLNSRKDGGISALSAGRRGLDIAGLPVKKHSFNAHEVESSPVKRKPFSPISSRDSSTKTNATNILEDLNRKRNETAQKTISGNTTPFSTPSKTVFAAAEEENMTPKTMHVPFTPSTPSIPMQTGMTPAPHALAYTATTPIKEVPEEIEYSFEERRAGFVLPGTRPKSQLLV